In Opitutaceae bacterium, the sequence ATGGTCCAATCGCTCTCCTTGAGTAGTTTTGGATCCGGATGGAGGCAGGACGTCTCTGCGTAGGCGACCTCCATCGCCAATGAGACCCGGCGAAGGAGGTCGACCGCGAGCCCTTCGATTGGTACCCATTGTGCGACCTTGCCATCCGAAACGCCCATGAGAGAAGGTGAGCCGGTCTTGCTTGCCACGCAGTAGCGATAGAATCGTTGCAACGCGTAACAGCTGCGCTGCAGCTTGATCTCGGCTACTCGCTCTGGAGTAATTTCCCAACCTTTGGAAACGCAGAGCTTCACAATCTCAGCGTTGGGGAGCGGAGCGCGTCGGTAGTCGACGTACCCTGATTCGATGGCGAAATCATACCGCAGATGAAATCCGATAACGTCTTTCGGGAGTTCGAGTGCCATGGACCTCAAGTTAGTAAGTCCAAAAGTGTCGGGGCGTGGATGACTAAGCGACGGTGAGTACAAGCCCGGGTAGCCAACCTGCATTGTCATCCGCCGCCGTTTCGATGAGTGTCAAAGGTGAGGTCGTGGAACGGTTTTGGACTGTTGGCCTCGCGATCCCGAGGATTTCGGCAGATTGCGCGGGTCGTCTGACACGCGTCCAGTCCCGCCGCATCACAGCTTCATCTATCTTTGACTGGTTCGCGTTGAGATACACCTGGGTCACGGCCACCGAGGAATGGCCGAGGGCATCACGCGTGCTTACCAGGTCGTGCCCAGTTAGAGTGTAGACACGCGTCGCGTAAGTCTTGCGAAGGCTGTGGCTTGAAAGTCCATGGGGGTCGAGTTTCAAGATTCCGCAGAGAGAGGCCTTGATGAGCTTCTCGGCAGCTGAGCGCATGAGTCGCTTGGGAAGGTCGCCCAATCCATGATTGCGGCTCGGGAAAAGGGGATCGCATGGCTTGAGGCCGGTCGAGCGGGACCTTTCTTCGAGATAACCGGATAGCGCTCGCCTGAGCTCTGGCACGACAGGGACCGACCGCGTGCGCCCGTAGTGGCCCTTGAGGAACCGCGGAGGGAGCGTTATCCGGTCGCGGATTTTTCCCTGGAGGCACACATGTTCGACATTGAGTGCCAGGATTTCCGAAATCCGAAACCCGAGAAACAGCTGGGCCAAAATGAGTGCTCGATTGCGCGCTGAACCTTTGCGCAGACGCTGCACCAGTTTCTTTTCCTCGGTAACCGAAAGGGGGCGTGAGGGCATGCCTCAAGTTAGTAAGGCGAGGGGAGGGGGCTGCCGCATCATACCGCCAGACTATCGCCAGGCGACCCCAGGTGACGGGGACCTAAGACCGATTACGGAAGAGTGCGCCACCGAAACGCGGAATTGCTGAATTCCTTTTTTCAGAGGTTCTGCGGAACTGGGCTCCTCTGGGAACGGGGAGTAGAGCTCTACCTTAAGGAAAGCTGGCCTTCGACTAGGATCAAACGGAGAGGTTTGAACTGTGGACCGACGGTTTAGAAAGCCGCTGCCCTCTTTCACCCCTCAACGCGAATTTAGAGCAGATTAAGAACTGTCTCAATTTGCATTTTTCGGAGGAAACGAAGTCCGCAAAAGCCGCAAAAGGAGGATTTCGGGTGTTCTTTGGATTTCGAACCTAAAGCTTCCTCAGTTTCGCGCTGATGGAGACGCCTCTTTTTGTAACCTCACATTTCTTCTCTCCAGGATTGCCGATGTGCTTCGGAGAAAATTGTCTGATTCCAAGCGGCGCAAATACGGGTTAATCGCAGCCGATGAGGTAGCTCGAAAAGCGCAAGCCTACTAGCGTGGGCCATATACGGCAAATGTCTCGCAATGCGGATTGCAGTTGAGATTCCCGAATGCGCGGGAGAGTGTGGGCGAAAATAATGTTTCCCGAATACGCGTCCACCAGGCGGGTAGCGGACGGATCGAGATGAAACCCCGGAAGCACCAACTGCTGTCCATACTTAAGCAAGACCAGAAGGATGATCTCCGACGCGTCCGCCGAGACCTTGCTTTTTGAAAAACGGAATTTCGTGAGGGAGAACAGACCAGTGCGCGCGTCGGTGGTAATAAACTCCGGGCGCACGCTGACGGTAACGCCACCCAACTCCATCGTCGCACTTCGGCGCAGTGCGCGATGATCGCCGGTGCTTGGCACCGCCTCCCCTTTGATCCGTAGTAGGCGCGCGAGCATATCGATGTTGTTTTCTAGTTTCACAGCGTGGTGGTCGCTGCGCGGGGCGATTTGGCGCAACTTGGCGATCTCTGCGTGAATCTCGGCCGCCTCTAAGTGACCGTCCTGAAGCGCGCGAACCGCAGCACAGCTCGCAGATTGATAATAGGGTGCCTTGATGTCGTTACCAAAGCGTTGATCGGTCAGGATCTGGAATTTCTTCGCTTCCGAAATGAAGGGGAACTCCCCCAAGGGATTGAGAGAAATCCGAGGGAGCTCCAACGGTGGATCGGTTAGCATAAGCATGGCAAGGATGGACGGGAGGATTAGCTAATCTCTGGACCGAGTTTTTTGGCTATCAGCTCGCGGACGCGCTTCTTCCAACCGTTCACGTGCACGATGCGGTCGAAATTCGTGCCGAAACGGCCGCTGAGGAGATCAACGCGCGATTTGGCGCTCAAATGTTTCCAGTCCTCGTACATCAGGTAGAGGGCGTTCCCGTGTTCAGCATTTTCAAAGACGACACAGTCGTCGCGGAGAAGCGCGCCGACGTAGCGCGTGAGCCCGGAGGTTCCATGGAGGTAATGCTTAGGCTTGAGGGTGGCCAGAAAGTCCAGGCGGTCTTGCAACGAACTCCGCTCCTCCGGGCTGACGTTGCGACCGGCAACTAGCCTCTTCAGGATGAGATCCTTCTCGCCGGGGGGCAGGATCTCCCAATTCACATGCAGCGAGCGCAGGTAGTCCGCAATGTCTGTTTCAGAGGCGAAAACATCTGCGTAACCGACGTTTTCCTGAAGAAGGTTCACACACTCGAGGAGCCTGATCACGTCTTTCGGCTTGATGACCTCGTCGACCGAGAATTTGTAGACTGTTGCATTGGTTTCGGCGCGAACCTTCTCCACTGTGATGGTGGTCTGCCGAGGCGGCACAAAATCGCGAGGGTAGTGCTGGTAAGGCAGCGCGACCTCGTGGGTCCCGTTGTATTCGTCGCCCCAATTAGGCGCTTCCACATAGTTGTAGCGCGTCTCCTTTGGCAGATCCTTCCGGACGATTTCCTCGCCGTGTACGTTTTTCTTGGAGAATTTGCCGCGCTCGGGGGGCGGCATTACAGTGTTGCGTTGGCCGGCAAATGGGAGGCCGAGGTGCCCCCAAATGCCAGAATCAATCTCGGCGCGAGGAATCTCGCGAATGGCCGCCACGACGACAGCCTTTCCTCCGAGCTTCTTGAGTTTGTTGAGAATCCGCGACGGGATCTTTCGGTAGTTTTTATGAGACACAAGATATCAGGTTAAAAGATGCGACATGCGGAGATACCGCTCGGGATCGAAGGCGGCAGCGTTCCCGCGGTCGGCGCAGTACGGGCAATACGCTTTGCGCTCGAGGGCGGTCGCGTCGCTGACCGTGGCCATATGGGCACGATAGTTAAGGCAGCCTCGCGAACGGCGCATGCCGGTCACGCCAACCATGAATTCCATCGCGCCGAGCGAGGCTATGACGCCATTGAGCGGGGCTACTGACGGCCCACGGCCGTCCAGCACCTCTCGATTTACGCCATAGATTGCCTCGCGAACGGCTTGATCTTCGGGAGATTCCAGCCAGTGCCGAACGTCATCGAAATCCAGCAGATCCCGGCATACAAGGCAGCCATTGCGTCCGTCTGCCACGCACACGCGGCCGCCGTAGGCACCGCCGACAACGACATCTGAGGCCATGTCGAGGTACACCTTCTCGTATGCCGAGCACAGCTCGTTGAGCACGAAACGCGGGCCATCATGATCCAGGCACCCGAATACCCAATCAGTTTGTCGAATTGCCGCAAACGCTTCGACGCTGACCAGCCCCTGTTGGAGCGGGAGCACACCGACGTCAGGATTGGTCTCCCGAATGAGACGTGCGGCCAGCATGGTCTTCGGACTTCCGGGGACAGGATCGTCGGCACGGGCGCCGACGAAACGGTTCCGGTTGGTATCGTCCAACTCCTCGGGTTCGACCAGCGTGATATGCGCGATACCCAAAAGGGCGAGATGCTGCACTAGAGGGCTGCCAAGCCCACTGACGCCAACCACCACCGCGCGGGTGGCGCGAAGCTTGTCCTGCCCCTCCTTGCCGAAAAGGCGGATGCTGCGTTCGTATCGGTCGGAGCTCATGCCCACTCCCTCCACGTTGTGCCCTGCGGGCGGACCACGTTCCCGCCGTCGTGAATTTCGTCCAAGCCGATCGGGATGGCGGGATTCTCCACCCAAGCGAGCGCGTCGATTCCGTCGCGGGCGACAACGATCGAAGCATAAGGGCGGCCCTTGAGACGCCACCACATATGCGGCACGTTGTCCTTAAGGCCTTGGATGTCCGAGTACGAGAACGCAGCCCGGTAAGGTCCTACATGGGAGTGCATTTCCACGATTGAGGATGTCAAGTCGTGCGCGCGCTTGATGAGGCACGCTCTCACCGAATCCCTGAGCTCAAGGTAGTCGGAGTGACGGGCGGCGAAATCATCCGGCTTCAGCATGACGCACTCGATGAAGCGGAACTCCGTGTCCCCATTGGCGGCGCGATGAGGCGATGCAAAAAGAAAGGCCGCCTCTTCATACCACCCTCCGACGGGCAGGAGATGCGCCATAAGGTCGGAGTAGGTACCGGCTGGAAGGTGTAAGCTGGTCTTCACGCTCCCTCCTTTAGGCGCGTGGCAAAACTCCGCGCCCACGACAGCAGGTTCGAACCCTCGTCGGCATTGGCCGCTGGCTGCCAGTTGCCGTCGGGCTGCCATGAAAAAAGGAGCCAGGAGCCGGGAAACGGCCCTGCCGGCGCCACGGTGGTGTTTCCGGGCGCCGCGTCACCGAAGGTCAAGCCGGCCGGCGTCATGAACGCATAGGGATTCGCAGCCGGGTAGGTTGCGGCGAGCTTGAAGGAGACCGGCGCGCGAACGACAGGCTTTCCGTTCAAATT encodes:
- a CDS encoding tyrosine-type recombinase/integrase, whose amino-acid sequence is MPSRPLSVTEEKKLVQRLRKGSARNRALILAQLFLGFRISEILALNVEHVCLQGKIRDRITLPPRFLKGHYGRTRSVPVVPELRRALSGYLEERSRSTGLKPCDPLFPSRNHGLGDLPKRLMRSAAEKLIKASLCGILKLDPHGLSSHSLRKTYATRVYTLTGHDLVSTRDALGHSSVAVTQVYLNANQSKIDEAVMRRDWTRVRRPAQSAEILGIARPTVQNRSTTSPLTLIETAADDNAGWLPGLVLTVA
- a CDS encoding ThiF family adenylyltransferase is translated as MSSDRYERSIRLFGKEGQDKLRATRAVVVGVSGLGSPLVQHLALLGIAHITLVEPEELDDTNRNRFVGARADDPVPGSPKTMLAARLIRETNPDVGVLPLQQGLVSVEAFAAIRQTDWVFGCLDHDGPRFVLNELCSAYEKVYLDMASDVVVGGAYGGRVCVADGRNGCLVCRDLLDFDDVRHWLESPEDQAVREAIYGVNREVLDGRGPSVAPLNGVIASLGAMEFMVGVTGMRRSRGCLNYRAHMATVSDATALERKAYCPYCADRGNAAAFDPERYLRMSHLLT